The following are encoded together in the Planococcus antarcticus DSM 14505 genome:
- a CDS encoding IS3 family transposase — translation MIRPPDRRRAVELIQEANRNGARLARACQELNINVRTYERWVSGGEVKEDQRPHAERPVPQNKLSEEERQEVLQIVKKEEFVDLPPSQIVPKLADRSIYIASESTMYRILRQEQMQQHRGQSKRPKAKLPESYLATDPNQVWTWDITWLKGPVKGLYYRLYLIIDLFSRKIVGWEVWEMEDANHAADLIRKTVVSEKIHGAPLVLHSDNGSPMKAATFQTLLEKLGIQSSYSRPRVSNDNPYSEAIFRTLKYRPEFPVDGFASLEEAREWTTRFVHWHTHEHQHSSINFVTPEQRHTGVHVEVLKNRHEVYIQAKQNRPERWARTTRNWQPHESVALNPMKEKARTDQLLQRQKE, via the coding sequence ATGATCCGCCCGCCAGATCGCCGACGTGCGGTTGAACTCATCCAAGAAGCGAACCGCAACGGGGCCCGCTTGGCCCGTGCCTGTCAGGAATTGAATATCAATGTCCGCACGTATGAACGGTGGGTCTCCGGTGGCGAAGTGAAAGAAGATCAACGCCCCCACGCCGAGCGACCTGTGCCTCAAAATAAACTGAGTGAAGAAGAGCGACAAGAAGTGCTGCAAATCGTTAAGAAAGAAGAATTTGTGGACTTGCCTCCTTCCCAGATTGTGCCGAAGCTCGCCGATCGGTCCATCTACATCGCCTCTGAATCGACGATGTACCGTATCTTGCGCCAAGAACAGATGCAACAGCACCGCGGTCAAAGCAAACGCCCGAAAGCGAAGTTGCCGGAGAGCTATTTGGCGACGGATCCGAACCAGGTCTGGACGTGGGATATCACGTGGCTGAAAGGTCCGGTGAAAGGGCTTTACTATCGACTCTATTTGATCATTGACCTGTTTAGTCGAAAGATTGTCGGCTGGGAAGTCTGGGAAATGGAAGATGCCAATCATGCGGCCGATCTGATCAGAAAAACCGTCGTCAGCGAAAAAATACACGGAGCGCCACTGGTACTGCATTCCGATAACGGCAGCCCGATGAAAGCCGCGACGTTCCAGACGTTGCTTGAGAAACTGGGGATTCAAAGTTCATACTCCAGACCGCGCGTCAGTAACGACAATCCGTATTCGGAAGCCATTTTTCGGACACTTAAATACCGGCCAGAGTTTCCGGTTGACGGATTTGCCTCTCTTGAAGAGGCACGGGAATGGACCACTCGGTTCGTCCACTGGCATACGCATGAGCATCAGCACAGCAGTATTAACTTTGTGACGCCAGAACAGCGTCACACGGGTGTTCACGTGGAAGTACTGAAAAATCGGCATGAAGTTTACATACAAGCGAAACAAAATCGGCCGGAACGGTGGGCAAGAACGACAAGAAATTGGCAACCGCATGAATCCGTCGCATTGAATCCGATGAAAGAGAAGGCGCGGACGGATCAGTTGCTTCAACGGCAGAAGGAATAA